In Liquorilactobacillus nagelii DSM 13675, the following proteins share a genomic window:
- the recO gene encoding DNA repair protein RecO encodes MSQAQPAEFAGIVFFRRNYRERDLLVKILTDRFGFKMFFIRGARKRGFRLNAAILPFVQAEYVGSVSEDGLSFINAAKEVTQYRQILNNIELNAYVSYIFELANAAFGEAKPLGGWFKQLQQAVLLIDQGIDPAIITNIIEIRLLTYFGVQPNLHDCVICHRTDEVFDFSESYGGLICRRHWSVDPHRLQLDRRTVYFLQFFSQVDLFKIHSIKVSQTTKNHLRRTLNRIYDNQVGLKLKSRRFLEEMKIWPI; translated from the coding sequence ATGAGTCAGGCTCAACCAGCTGAGTTTGCCGGCATTGTTTTTTTTCGCCGGAATTATCGTGAAAGGGATTTGTTAGTTAAAATTTTAACGGATCGTTTTGGCTTTAAGATGTTCTTTATTCGTGGCGCACGCAAGCGAGGATTTCGTTTAAATGCTGCGATTTTACCTTTTGTTCAAGCTGAATATGTTGGCTCAGTCAGCGAAGATGGCTTGTCTTTTATTAATGCCGCCAAAGAAGTAACCCAGTATCGTCAAATTTTAAATAATATTGAACTGAACGCTTATGTTTCGTACATTTTTGAATTAGCTAATGCAGCATTTGGAGAAGCCAAACCATTAGGTGGCTGGTTTAAGCAACTACAACAAGCAGTTTTACTGATTGATCAAGGAATTGACCCAGCAATCATAACAAATATCATTGAAATCAGGTTGCTAACCTATTTTGGTGTTCAACCTAATTTACATGATTGCGTAATTTGCCACCGGACGGATGAAGTTTTTGATTTTTCGGAAAGTTATGGTGGGTTAATATGTCGACGTCATTGGTCAGTTGATCCTCACCGATTACAGCTGGATCGTCGGACAGTTTATTTCCTGCAATTCTTTTCTCAAGTAGACTTATTTAAAATTCATTCAATCAAGGTTAGTCAAACGACTAAAAATCATTTACGACGCACATTGAATCGAATTTACGATAATCAAGTCGGTTTGAAATTGAAATCGCGGCGCTTTTTGGAAGAAATGAAAATTTGGCCAATCTAA
- the glyQ gene encoding glycine--tRNA ligase subunit alpha, with the protein MEKKLTVQEIILKLQQFWSKQGCMLMQAYDTEKGAGTMSPYTFLRSVGPEPWNAAYVEPSRRPADGRYGENPNRLFQHHQFQVIMKPSPANIQDLYLDSLRALGIDPLEHDIRFVEDNWENPSMGCAGVGWEVWLDGMEITQFTYFQQVGGLEVRPVASEVTYGLERLSSYIQDVNSVFDLEWSAGVRYGDIFSEPEYEHSKYAFETSNQQMLFKLFDTYETEAKKQIANGLIHPAYDYVLKCSHTFNLLDARGAVSVTERAGYLARIRNLAKSIAKAFVAERKKLGFPLLKDDQLREKLLKEDK; encoded by the coding sequence ATGGAAAAAAAGTTAACTGTTCAAGAAATAATTTTAAAACTACAACAGTTCTGGTCAAAACAAGGCTGTATGTTGATGCAAGCCTATGACACAGAAAAGGGAGCGGGAACAATGAGCCCATATACTTTCTTACGCTCGGTTGGGCCAGAACCTTGGAATGCGGCGTATGTTGAGCCATCACGTCGTCCAGCTGACGGGCGTTACGGTGAAAATCCTAATCGTTTGTTTCAACATCATCAGTTTCAAGTTATTATGAAACCATCACCGGCAAATATTCAGGATTTATATTTGGATAGTCTACGGGCATTAGGGATTGATCCCTTAGAACATGATATTCGGTTCGTTGAAGATAATTGGGAAAATCCGTCAATGGGCTGTGCCGGTGTTGGTTGGGAAGTCTGGTTAGATGGAATGGAAATCACACAATTTACTTATTTCCAACAAGTCGGTGGATTAGAAGTTCGACCAGTAGCTTCAGAGGTTACTTATGGGCTGGAAAGATTGTCTTCTTACATCCAAGATGTTAATTCAGTTTTTGATTTGGAATGGTCAGCTGGAGTTCGGTATGGTGATATTTTCAGTGAGCCAGAATACGAGCATTCTAAGTATGCTTTTGAAACCAGTAATCAGCAGATGTTATTTAAGTTATTTGATACCTATGAAACAGAAGCTAAAAAACAAATAGCTAACGGTTTAATTCACCCAGCTTACGATTATGTTTTGAAGTGTAGTCATACATTCAATTTACTTGATGCACGAGGAGCAGTATCGGTTACCGAACGTGCTGGCTATTTAGCCCGGATTCGTAATTTAGCAAAATCAATTGCGAAAGCTTTTGTAGCTGAGCGTAAAAAGTTGGGGTTCCCCTTGCTTAAAGACGATCAGCTGCGGGAAAAATTGTTGAAGGAGGATAAATAA
- the glyS gene encoding glycine--tRNA ligase subunit beta — MTHTMLLEIGLEEIPAHVVTPSVQQLAERLKEFLQEQRLDFEKLQTYSTPRRLAVKISGLADQQPDVEEEAKGPAKKIALQADGSWSKAAIGFTRGQKMTPDDIYFKELKGTEYVYVKKFIAGKTAAEILPDLKKVVAAMNFPTMMRWGNNDFKYIRPIRWIVALLDQEVINFKLLNITTGRKTQGHRFLGHQIELSAATDYPQSLESVAVIADAAKRKTMIKNQIAKLAQEHDWKIVVEADLLEEVNNLVEYPTVFAGSFAEKYLQIPDEVLITSMRDHQRFFYVRDQQGKLLPYFVSVRNGNQQFLANVIAGNEKVLTARLEDAAFFYQEDQKTSLSQYVAKLEHVMFHDKIGTMAEKMQRVGYLSQSIAEQVGLNSAEQKDLQRAAAIYKFDLVTGMVGEFSELQGVMGEKYALLQGETPAVATAIREHYLPTEAGGKLPATKVGAVLAIADKLDSITDFFAAGMLPSGSNDPYALRRQAAGIIRICLEFDWPLAVKPLLALVASTAQQQPALYQKIQPAHVAEATEFMMDRMRKQLQFLQYPFDIITAVAAQPRNTFTTITQAAEVLQVHRQETDFKQTIEAASRVLRLTRKAKLPVGVKVQPALFENETEAKLNQAVATAKTTGTLEEDYQQLQKLREPIEAYFDQTMVMSPKQQLQQNRLAQLKQLAKLFQPFGDLTAINVK; from the coding sequence ATGACACATACAATGTTATTAGAAATTGGTTTAGAAGAAATTCCTGCACATGTAGTAACTCCGAGTGTTCAACAATTGGCCGAGCGTCTAAAAGAATTTTTGCAAGAACAGCGGTTAGACTTTGAAAAACTGCAAACTTACTCAACTCCCCGCAGATTAGCTGTTAAAATTTCAGGCTTAGCCGACCAACAACCAGATGTTGAAGAAGAAGCTAAGGGACCAGCTAAGAAGATTGCTTTACAAGCTGATGGTAGCTGGTCGAAGGCGGCTATCGGTTTTACTCGGGGTCAAAAAATGACACCGGATGATATTTATTTTAAAGAATTAAAAGGAACTGAATATGTATATGTTAAGAAGTTCATTGCTGGAAAAACAGCAGCTGAAATCTTGCCGGACTTAAAAAAAGTTGTTGCGGCAATGAATTTTCCGACGATGATGCGCTGGGGAAACAATGATTTTAAGTATATTCGGCCAATTCGCTGGATTGTTGCTTTATTAGATCAAGAAGTTATTAACTTCAAGTTATTGAATATTACTACTGGTCGAAAAACGCAGGGACATCGCTTTTTAGGGCATCAGATTGAATTATCAGCGGCAACGGATTATCCACAAAGCTTAGAAAGTGTTGCTGTAATAGCGGATGCTGCCAAACGTAAAACAATGATAAAAAACCAAATTGCAAAATTAGCGCAAGAACATGATTGGAAAATTGTTGTTGAAGCTGATTTATTAGAAGAAGTCAATAATTTAGTTGAATATCCGACGGTTTTTGCAGGTAGTTTTGCCGAGAAATATTTGCAGATTCCTGATGAAGTTTTAATTACTTCAATGCGTGATCATCAACGATTTTTCTATGTTCGTGATCAGCAAGGAAAATTATTACCATATTTTGTTTCGGTTCGTAATGGAAATCAGCAATTTTTAGCTAATGTGATTGCTGGAAACGAAAAGGTTTTAACAGCTCGCTTGGAAGATGCTGCCTTCTTCTATCAAGAAGATCAAAAAACTTCTTTGTCGCAGTATGTCGCTAAGTTAGAGCATGTCATGTTCCATGATAAAATCGGGACAATGGCGGAAAAAATGCAGCGCGTTGGTTATTTGAGTCAGTCAATCGCCGAACAAGTAGGCTTAAATTCAGCGGAACAAAAAGATTTACAGCGAGCAGCGGCAATTTATAAATTTGATTTAGTAACGGGAATGGTTGGCGAGTTTTCTGAATTGCAAGGTGTGATGGGTGAAAAGTATGCCTTGCTTCAAGGTGAAACACCAGCCGTTGCCACGGCTATTCGGGAACATTACTTGCCAACTGAAGCTGGTGGCAAACTACCAGCGACTAAAGTTGGAGCGGTCTTAGCAATTGCTGACAAACTTGATAGTATTACCGATTTTTTTGCTGCAGGGATGTTACCATCAGGGTCAAACGATCCATATGCTCTCCGTCGTCAAGCAGCGGGAATTATTCGAATTTGTTTGGAATTTGACTGGCCATTAGCAGTTAAGCCTTTGTTAGCGTTAGTTGCAAGCACAGCGCAACAGCAGCCAGCTTTATATCAGAAAATTCAACCAGCTCATGTTGCTGAAGCAACTGAATTTATGATGGATCGGATGCGCAAGCAATTGCAGTTTTTACAGTATCCATTTGATATTATTACGGCAGTTGCTGCTCAACCACGTAATACCTTTACTACAATTACTCAAGCTGCAGAGGTTTTACAAGTCCATCGTCAGGAGACAGACTTTAAGCAAACAATTGAAGCAGCTAGTCGAGTTTTACGCTTGACTCGCAAAGCAAAGCTTCCAGTTGGAGTGAAGGTTCAACCAGCATTATTTGAAAATGAAACAGAAGCGAAATTAAATCAGGCGGTGGCAACAGCTAAAACAACTGGTACGTTGGAAGAAGATTATCAGCAACTTCAAAAATTACGCGAACCAATTGAAGCGTATTTCGATCAAACGATGGTAATGAGTCCAAAGCAACAACTCCAACAAAATCGGCTAGCTCAATTAAAACAGTTAGCTAAATTGTTCCAACCGTTTGGTGATTTAACAGCTATTAATGTGAAATAG
- the dnaG gene encoding DNA primase, producing MKRIPEETVEQIRSSVNIVEIVSQYVQLHKSGKNYFGLCPFHEEKTPSFSVTEEKQIFHCFSCHRGGNVFKFIMEIENISFPEAVIKVAELGGIDLPKSVTESNATAGSADTQVGQLRQIHSLAADLFHHILVNTEIGETALKYLHQRGLTDETIETFHLGYAPVQQVLLPFLEDRHFPRELLIRSGLFTENDAGQLYQRFKERVLFPIRDPQKRVIAFSGRLLKKNEKLPKYLNSPETLLFNKRKVLFNFDLAKSEIRQHGFAILFEGFMDVISAYQAGVQQGIASMGTSLTNEQIYLLERTTDRLCLCYDGDDPGQKATARALQLLQPLTKLELGVIPIPGKRDPDEYINQESPTAFVKLVKDGQQNQMSFWFSFLAANRNLTNENDQLAYISDILEKIATVASPVARDLYLGQLAKRFSLEKRSLAGQLHSLLQQRARQDFQQQKQQPALVVAKPAPAAKNYQRVEKAERLLLYRLLHSYDVRLKLRETPNFVFVHDQYQTIYLLAEGYFKRYDEYDPARFLDFLADDKLRQQMVELEVENHATVSSNEEIDDCIRLITQLSPLEEQLTALKQELETARRMNNQALVEKLTIKFVELLKQRQLKKSASF from the coding sequence GTGAAACGCATTCCGGAAGAAACGGTTGAACAAATACGTTCGAGCGTTAATATTGTCGAAATTGTCAGTCAATACGTTCAGTTGCACAAATCAGGTAAAAATTATTTTGGCCTTTGTCCATTTCATGAAGAAAAGACGCCTTCTTTTTCAGTGACTGAGGAAAAACAAATTTTTCATTGTTTTTCCTGTCACCGTGGCGGCAATGTTTTCAAGTTTATTATGGAAATTGAAAACATTAGCTTTCCAGAGGCGGTTATTAAAGTTGCTGAATTAGGGGGGATTGATTTACCCAAGTCAGTCACTGAAAGTAATGCGACTGCCGGTTCAGCGGATACCCAAGTTGGTCAGTTGCGTCAAATACATTCTTTAGCGGCTGATTTATTTCACCATATTTTAGTCAATACGGAAATTGGTGAAACGGCACTGAAGTATTTGCATCAACGTGGCTTGACGGACGAAACAATTGAAACTTTTCACTTGGGATATGCACCAGTTCAACAAGTGTTGCTACCATTCTTGGAAGATCGACATTTTCCGCGTGAGTTGTTAATTCGTTCGGGCTTATTTACCGAAAATGATGCCGGACAACTTTATCAGCGCTTTAAAGAACGGGTACTTTTTCCGATTCGTGATCCGCAAAAACGGGTAATTGCTTTTTCAGGGCGCTTACTGAAAAAGAATGAGAAACTACCTAAATATCTGAATAGTCCCGAAACATTATTGTTTAATAAACGTAAAGTGTTGTTTAATTTTGATTTAGCCAAGAGTGAGATTCGGCAGCATGGGTTTGCAATCTTGTTCGAGGGGTTTATGGATGTTATTTCGGCATACCAAGCCGGAGTGCAGCAAGGTATCGCTTCAATGGGAACTAGTTTGACTAATGAACAAATTTACTTGTTGGAACGGACAACAGATCGTTTATGCTTGTGTTACGATGGTGATGATCCTGGTCAAAAAGCAACAGCACGAGCATTACAACTCCTGCAGCCATTAACCAAATTAGAATTAGGTGTGATCCCAATCCCAGGTAAACGTGATCCGGATGAATACATTAATCAGGAAAGTCCAACGGCTTTTGTAAAGTTAGTTAAAGATGGTCAACAAAATCAGATGTCTTTTTGGTTTTCGTTTTTAGCAGCTAACCGCAATTTAACTAACGAGAATGATCAGCTGGCATATATTTCTGATATCTTGGAAAAAATTGCTACCGTGGCCTCACCAGTCGCACGCGATTTGTATTTAGGGCAATTGGCGAAACGGTTTTCTTTAGAGAAAAGAAGTTTAGCGGGACAGTTGCATAGTTTGTTACAACAACGAGCTCGGCAAGACTTTCAACAGCAAAAGCAACAACCAGCGTTAGTTGTTGCCAAGCCAGCACCGGCAGCTAAAAATTATCAACGAGTTGAAAAAGCAGAACGTTTGTTGCTTTATCGATTGCTGCATAGTTATGATGTACGATTAAAATTGCGTGAAACACCAAATTTTGTTTTTGTCCATGATCAATATCAAACGATTTATCTGCTAGCAGAAGGCTATTTTAAACGTTATGATGAGTACGATCCAGCTCGTTTCTTGGACTTTTTAGCTGACGATAAATTGCGACAGCAAATGGTTGAACTGGAGGTAGAAAATCATGCGACTGTCAGTTCTAACGAGGAAATTGATGACTGTATTCGGCTGATTACGCAATTATCACCATTAGAAGAGCAATTAACAGCTTTGAAACAGGAGTTAGAAACTGCTCGGCGAATGAATAATCAAGCGTTGGTTGAGAAACTAACGATAAAATTTGTGGAATTACTGAAACAACGACAGCTGAAGAAATCAGCTTCATTTTAA
- the rpoD gene encoding RNA polymerase sigma factor RpoD, translating into MNNENAAYTKALRQTIRKFKPEKQISYDELTKKLAAPFELDSKQMEKLIQRIEDAGISVVDEKGEPSEHSLKVASKEADKATKDRDVSAPVGVKINDPVRMYLKEIGRVDLLTADEEVALALRIEQGDEEAKQRLAEANLRLVVSIAKRYVGRGMSFLDLIQEGNMGLMKAVEKFDYRKGFKFSTYATWWIRQAITRAIADQARTIRIPVHMVETINKLIRIQRQMLQDLGREPTPEEIGAEMDMPTDKVREILKIAQEPVSLETPIGEEDDSHLGDFIEDHDATSPADHAAYELLKEQLESVLDTLTDREENVLRLRFGLDDGRTRTLEEVGKVFGVTRERIRQIEAKALRKLRHPSRSKQLRDFLE; encoded by the coding sequence ATGAATAATGAAAATGCTGCTTATACCAAAGCTTTACGACAAACGATTAGAAAATTTAAACCGGAAAAGCAGATTAGTTATGATGAATTAACTAAAAAGTTGGCAGCACCATTTGAACTTGATAGTAAACAAATGGAAAAATTGATCCAACGAATTGAAGATGCTGGAATTTCAGTTGTTGATGAAAAAGGGGAGCCTAGTGAACATAGTTTAAAGGTTGCTTCTAAAGAAGCTGATAAAGCTACTAAGGATCGTGATGTTAGTGCGCCAGTTGGGGTTAAGATTAATGATCCAGTGCGGATGTATCTCAAAGAAATCGGCCGAGTTGATTTGTTAACGGCAGATGAAGAAGTAGCATTAGCTTTAAGAATCGAACAGGGTGACGAAGAAGCTAAGCAGCGGCTAGCTGAGGCAAACTTACGATTAGTAGTTTCAATTGCCAAACGTTATGTTGGTCGAGGAATGTCGTTTCTGGATTTAATTCAAGAAGGAAACATGGGTTTGATGAAGGCAGTTGAAAAGTTTGATTACCGTAAAGGTTTCAAATTCTCAACTTACGCTACTTGGTGGATACGGCAAGCAATTACACGTGCTATTGCTGACCAAGCACGGACAATTCGAATTCCAGTTCATATGGTGGAAACCATTAACAAGTTGATTCGAATTCAGCGGCAAATGTTGCAAGATTTAGGTCGAGAACCTACGCCAGAAGAAATTGGCGCAGAAATGGATATGCCGACGGATAAAGTTCGAGAAATTCTAAAGATTGCTCAAGAGCCAGTTTCTTTAGAAACACCAATTGGCGAAGAGGACGATTCACATTTAGGTGATTTTATTGAAGATCATGATGCTACTAGTCCCGCTGATCACGCAGCGTACGAATTATTAAAAGAACAGTTGGAAAGTGTCTTAGATACTTTGACCGATCGAGAAGAAAATGTTTTACGATTGCGTTTTGGTTTAGATGATGGTCGAACTCGAACTTTGGAAGAAGTTGGCAAGGTGTTTGGAGTTACCCGTGAACGTATACGGCAAATTGAAGCTAAAGCTTTGCGTAAATTGCGTCATCCTTCACGCTCGAAGCAGTTACGTGATTTTTTGGAATAA
- a CDS encoding PLP-dependent cysteine synthase family protein: MIYHQVSELIGHTPLFEIKTKVPKGSKIFAKLEMFNPGGSIKDRLGKYLIEQAWQHQQINSTSTIIEPTAGNTGIGLALAALEANLKTILVVPEKFSQEKQVLMQALGAKLIHTPSEAGITGAIQKAKELNKQISNSYLPLQFENPGNPAAYYESIAPEILKEFQANQLTLDGFVAGVGSGGTFVGMARYFKEKAPQIKTAIVEPAGSILNGGPQHAHRTEGIGVEFIPPFLNRKDVDQIFTISDQAAFTWVKQLAKTNGLLIGSSSGAALEASLKLADQLPAGSNIVTVFPDSSERYLSQQIYA; the protein is encoded by the coding sequence ATGATTTATCATCAAGTAAGTGAATTGATTGGTCATACGCCGTTATTTGAAATTAAAACAAAGGTTCCAAAAGGTTCGAAAATTTTTGCAAAGTTAGAAATGTTCAATCCCGGTGGGAGTATTAAAGATCGCTTGGGAAAGTATTTAATTGAGCAAGCTTGGCAACATCAACAAATTAATTCAACATCAACTATTATTGAACCCACTGCTGGCAATACTGGTATTGGACTGGCTTTAGCAGCACTTGAAGCTAACTTAAAAACAATTTTAGTCGTTCCAGAAAAATTTAGTCAGGAAAAACAAGTTTTAATGCAAGCACTTGGAGCTAAATTAATTCACACTCCGAGTGAAGCCGGAATAACTGGCGCAATTCAGAAGGCCAAGGAACTAAACAAACAAATTTCTAACAGTTATTTGCCATTACAGTTTGAAAATCCAGGAAATCCAGCTGCTTATTATGAATCGATTGCACCAGAGATTTTGAAGGAGTTTCAAGCCAATCAACTAACATTAGACGGTTTCGTGGCTGGGGTCGGCAGTGGAGGTACATTTGTTGGAATGGCACGGTATTTTAAAGAAAAAGCTCCGCAGATTAAAACCGCGATTGTTGAACCGGCTGGATCAATCTTAAATGGTGGTCCACAGCATGCTCATCGAACAGAAGGAATTGGAGTTGAATTTATTCCACCGTTTTTAAACCGGAAAGACGTTGATCAAATTTTTACCATCAGTGATCAAGCAGCTTTTACTTGGGTGAAGCAATTGGCAAAAACTAACGGATTATTAATTGGCAGCTCTAGTGGGGCAGCACTTGAAGCTAGCTTAAAGTTAGCTGATCAGCTACCAGCGGGCAGTAATATTGTCACAGTTTTCCCAGATAGCAGTGAACGATATCTTAGTCAGCAAATTTATGCTTAA
- a CDS encoding trans-sulfuration enzyme family protein has product MEFGTKLIHGGISQDQATGAVSVPIYQTSTFAQSTLGGSPAYEYSRTGNPTRLAVEKLIAELENGAAGYAFASGSAAIHTVFSLFSAGDHIVVGNDVYGGTFRLLNTVLKRQGLNFTAVDTRDLTTVASAITPKTKAIYLETPTNPLMHISDISALAKLAQQQNLLTIVDNTFASPYVQRPLDLGSDIVLHSASKYLGGHSDLIAGLVVTKTEELGEKIGYLQNAIGGILAPQDSWLLQRGMKTLAVRMAAHQKNAQQIFEFLQQDSRISKIYYPGDPNGTDYQLAKRQMDGFGGMISFELTTDLSVKKFIESLKLITLAESLGSVESLIEVPAIMTHGSIPEKIRLANGISNRLIRLSVGIEQVTDLLGDLRTALNAAQN; this is encoded by the coding sequence ATGGAATTTGGAACGAAATTAATTCATGGTGGAATTAGTCAAGATCAAGCAACAGGGGCAGTTAGCGTGCCAATTTATCAAACTTCAACTTTTGCACAATCTACTCTAGGTGGAAGTCCAGCGTACGAATACTCGCGTACCGGGAATCCAACTAGATTGGCAGTTGAAAAGTTAATTGCAGAGTTAGAAAATGGCGCAGCTGGTTATGCTTTTGCATCTGGCTCTGCAGCGATTCATACGGTATTTTCACTTTTTTCAGCTGGTGATCATATTGTTGTTGGCAATGATGTCTATGGCGGAACGTTCAGATTATTAAATACGGTCTTAAAACGTCAAGGACTGAATTTTACAGCTGTCGATACCCGTGATTTGACGACAGTTGCGAGCGCGATTACTCCCAAAACTAAAGCTATTTATCTTGAAACGCCGACGAATCCCTTGATGCATATTTCAGATATTAGTGCCTTAGCTAAGTTAGCTCAGCAGCAAAATCTATTAACAATTGTTGATAATACTTTTGCTTCGCCTTATGTTCAACGTCCACTTGATTTAGGTTCTGATATTGTGTTGCATAGTGCATCTAAATATCTTGGTGGTCATAGTGACTTAATCGCTGGCTTGGTTGTGACTAAGACTGAAGAATTAGGCGAAAAAATTGGCTATTTACAAAATGCAATTGGTGGAATTTTAGCACCACAAGATAGTTGGTTATTGCAGCGGGGAATGAAAACACTAGCTGTTAGGATGGCAGCTCATCAAAAAAATGCACAACAAATTTTTGAATTTTTACAACAGGATTCGCGAATCAGTAAAATTTATTATCCAGGAGATCCAAATGGAACTGATTATCAACTTGCTAAGCGGCAAATGGATGGCTTTGGTGGAATGATATCTTTTGAATTAACGACAGATTTATCAGTGAAAAAATTCATTGAAAGTCTTAAATTAATCACGTTAGCAGAAAGTTTAGGGTCAGTTGAAAGCTTAATTGAAGTTCCGGCAATTATGACGCATGGTTCAATTCCAGAAAAAATACGGTTGGCTAATGGAATTTCTAATCGATTGATTCGTTTGTCAGTTGGAATCGAACAAGTAACCGACCTATTAGGGGATCTAAGAACAGCTTTAAATGCTGCTCAAAATTAA
- a CDS encoding tRNA (adenine(22)-N(1))-methyltransferase, with protein MDAYHLSRRLQTVAGFVLSGSRLADIGSDHAYLPAYLAMNKKIKWAIAGEVVAGPYQNAVHEIRQLHLENLVATRQADGLAAIHVDEEIDVVTICGMGGSLICQILTAGFDQLNKRPRLILQPNVNEVAVRHWLIRNSYQIVAEEIVAEDRHIYEIIVADPIKEPITLTTTEYLFGPLLLQAKSPAFIQKWQGEKLKLQRVLAQLTQAQNEPVAKEQELQQKIKLIEEVLND; from the coding sequence ATGGATGCATATCATTTATCACGCCGTTTGCAAACAGTAGCGGGGTTTGTTTTGTCTGGATCGCGGTTGGCTGATATTGGTTCTGATCATGCTTATTTGCCGGCATATTTAGCCATGAACAAAAAAATTAAATGGGCAATTGCCGGTGAGGTTGTTGCTGGCCCCTATCAAAATGCTGTTCACGAAATTCGGCAGCTGCATTTAGAAAATCTAGTCGCAACAAGACAAGCCGATGGATTAGCAGCAATTCATGTAGATGAAGAAATTGATGTAGTTACGATTTGCGGGATGGGTGGTAGTCTGATTTGTCAAATTTTAACGGCTGGTTTTGATCAATTAAATAAACGGCCGCGTTTGATTTTGCAGCCGAATGTTAATGAAGTTGCTGTTCGACATTGGCTAATCAGAAATTCTTATCAAATAGTGGCAGAAGAAATTGTTGCAGAGGATCGACACATTTACGAAATTATTGTTGCTGACCCGATAAAAGAGCCAATTACTTTGACAACTACTGAATATTTATTTGGCCCGTTACTATTACAAGCTAAATCGCCAGCTTTTATTCAAAAATGGCAAGGAGAAAAACTAAAGCTGCAGCGAGTTTTAGCACAGCTTACCCAAGCACAAAATGAGCCGGTTGCCAAAGAACAGGAATTGCAACAAAAAATCAAGTTAATTGAGGAGGTATTAAATGACTAA
- a CDS encoding Nif3-like dinuclear metal center hexameric protein, whose product MTKAAAVIERFEQFAPQTIAEKGDPVGLQLGSLTTEIKKMMITLDVRPEVVAEAVKNKVNFIFAHHPAMFHPIKSFDLAVPQNQMYAELLKHQITVYGAHTNLDNANGGMNDWLASTLNLQQTSALLPKRELPLQQLVVYVPQVAANSVRQALSAAGAGTIGEYQGCSYSTDGTGRFLPGEKTHPAIGQPLVASSVTEEKIEVIIRPNQAAKVIKALLAAHPYEEPVYYLTAIHGLNEKYGMGRVGNLPQEMTIKELAVFCKRVFNLSGVRVVAPDLHRLVKRVAILGGSGGQFYAAAVKAGADIYLTGDLSYHTAHDIYASQLAAIDLGHHVESICKPQLAKLFNTWKQENNWSFPIIQSKISTDPFQFF is encoded by the coding sequence ATGACTAAAGCAGCGGCGGTTATTGAACGCTTTGAACAGTTTGCCCCGCAGACAATTGCTGAAAAAGGTGATCCAGTGGGACTTCAACTGGGTAGTTTAACAACTGAAATTAAAAAGATGATGATAACATTAGATGTTCGTCCTGAAGTCGTGGCTGAAGCGGTTAAGAATAAGGTTAATTTTATTTTTGCTCATCATCCAGCGATGTTCCATCCAATCAAAAGCTTTGATTTGGCAGTTCCCCAAAATCAGATGTATGCGGAATTGTTGAAACACCAAATTACGGTTTATGGGGCACATACTAATCTTGATAATGCCAATGGTGGGATGAATGATTGGTTGGCTTCAACTTTAAATTTGCAACAAACAAGCGCTCTTTTGCCAAAACGGGAGTTGCCTTTACAGCAATTAGTTGTTTATGTTCCGCAAGTGGCAGCAAACTCAGTTCGACAAGCTTTAAGTGCTGCCGGAGCAGGGACAATTGGTGAATATCAGGGATGTTCTTATTCAACTGACGGGACAGGCCGTTTTTTACCGGGAGAAAAGACTCATCCAGCAATTGGGCAGCCGTTAGTGGCAAGTAGTGTTACCGAAGAAAAAATCGAAGTTATCATTCGGCCAAACCAAGCCGCCAAAGTTATTAAGGCTTTGTTAGCTGCTCATCCATATGAAGAGCCAGTTTATTATTTGACAGCTATTCACGGATTAAATGAAAAATATGGGATGGGTCGAGTTGGTAACTTACCCCAGGAAATGACGATCAAAGAATTAGCTGTTTTCTGCAAGCGAGTCTTTAATCTAAGTGGTGTTCGAGTTGTGGCGCCTGACTTGCACCGTTTAGTTAAACGAGTAGCGATTTTAGGCGGCAGTGGCGGTCAGTTTTATGCAGCAGCCGTTAAAGCTGGCGCTGATATTTATTTGACTGGTGATTTGTCTTACCATACAGCACATGATATCTATGCTTCGCAGTTGGCAGCAATTGATTTGGGCCATCATGTTGAAAGTATTTGTAAACCACAACTTGCCAAACTGTTTAATACTTGGAAACAAGAAAATAATTGGTCATTTCCAATTATTCAATCAAAAATTTCAACTGACCCATTTCAATTTTTTTAA